The region TCTTGCTCTCTCCCCAGTTCCAGGCTGTCTCTGTCATTCCCCAGGTGTGTCTCTTggtgtcaccccccacccccccctgcctgcagGTCCCTTGGGATGTCTCTTTCAGGAGATGTCTCTCAAAGTGCAAGGTGAGATGTCTCTTTCCAGAGATGCTtcagagtgcagggtgagatgtCTCTTTCATGAGATGCTTAAGGGTGTGATGTCTCTTTGAGGGGATATCTCTTTCAGGAGCTGTCTCAGAGTGCAGGGTATGATGTCCCTTTGAGGGGATGTCTCTTTCAGGAGCTGTCTCAGAGTGCAGGGTATGATGTCCCTTTGAGGGGATGTCTCTTTCAGGAGGTGTCTCAGAGTGCAGGGTATGATGTCCCTTTGAGGGGATGTCTCTTTCAGGAGCTGTCtcagagtgcagggtgagatgtCTCTCGTGGTGGGTTGTAGTCTCTTGGGATCCTGAGCATGGAGCGGTCTCTTTCTGGTGTGATGTCTCTCAGGGTCCTGGGCAGGAGCTGTCTCTTCCCAGGgatctctctcccctgtgtgagtGTCTCAGGGAACTCCTGAAAATCCATAGAGAGaccaggaagagagagagtgtgggagaggtgagagagaggagggaggggggggggggagaggtgagaagggaggagtgagggaggagagaggaggggaaaagagagtAGAGAGgtaagaagggaggagagagagcgaggagggaatagaggtggggaggggggaggagagaggtgagaagggaggagacagggaggagagaggaggtcagaagggaggagtgagggaggagagaggaggggaaaagagagtAGAGAGgtaagaagggaggagagagagggaggagggaatagaggtgggaaggggggaggagagaggtgagaagggaggagacagggaggagagaggaggtaagaagggaggagtgagggaggaggggaaaagagagtAGAGAGgtaagaagggaggagagagggaggagggaatagaggtgagaggggaggagagaggggagaagggagaagagagggaggagagaggtgagaagggaggagagaggtgagaagggaggagtgagggaggagtgagggaggagagaggtgagaagggaggagtgagggaggagagaggaggggaaaagagagtAGAGAGgtaagaagggaggagagagggatgagagaggtgagaagggatgagtgagggaggggagaggtgagaagggaggagagggaggagagagagagaaaagagagaagagtgcaggagagagagagatgagaagggaggaggaggggagtgagggaggaggaaagagaggaggggtaggggagaggaggtgagaagggaggacagagggaggggagaggtgagaagggaggggcgagggaggggcgagggaggggagaagggaggagagataggggagaggtgaggagagggagggcagaggaggagaaaggagaggtgagaagggaggggcgagggaggggagaagggaggagagataggggagaggtgaggagagggagggcagaggaggagaaaggagaggtgagaagggaggggcgagggaggggagaagggaggggcgagggaggggagaagggaggagagataggggagaggtgaggagagggagggcggaggaggagaaaggagaggtgagaagggaggagtgagggaggaaagagaggaggggagaggagaagagaggtgtgaagggaggagtgagggaggtaagacgggaggggagaggagaaga is a window of Ascaphus truei isolate aAscTru1 chromosome 23, aAscTru1.hap1, whole genome shotgun sequence DNA encoding:
- the LOC142473229 gene encoding uncharacterized protein LOC142473229; the encoded protein is PFSPLLSPPLPSLSSPLPYLSSLLPSLAPPFSPLLSPPLPSLSSPLPYLSSLLPSLAPPSPLPSHLSPPSVLPSHLLSPTPPLFPPPSLPSSSLLISLSPALFSLFSLSPPSPPFSPLSSLSPPFLPLYSLFPSSLLPHSSLLTSLLPSHLSPPSLLPSPLSPPLSPLFPPPSLLPSYLSTLFSPPPSLLPSYLLSPPCLLPSHLSPPPFPPLFPPPSLSSLLTSLLSFPLLSPPSLLPSDLLSPPCLLPSHLSPPPSPPLFPPRSLSSLLTSLLSFPLLSPPSLLPSHLSPPPLPPLSHLSHTLSLPGLSMDFQEFPETLTQGREIPGKRQLLPRTLRDITPERDRSMLRIPRDYNPPRETSHPAL